The sequence below is a genomic window from Dehalococcoidia bacterium.
CATGGTATTCATCACCGCCGGCATGGGCGGCGGCACCGGCACTGGTTCCGCACCAGTGGTGGCCCAGATGGCCAAAGAAACCGGGGCGCTTACCATTGCCATCGTCACCAAGCCCTTCGCTTTCGAAGGCACGCACCGCATGAAGGTGGCCGAAGAGGGCATTGCAGAACTTATGCCGAATGTCGATACCCTGGTGCTCATCCCCAACGACCGCCTTTTCGACATCTGCGACCAGAAAACGGGTGTTGACGGCGCCTTCAAACTGGCTGACGAGGTACTGTGCAACGGCGTTCAGGCCATTGCCGAGGTCATCACCGTCCCCGGCCTCATCAACCTGGACTTTGCCGATGTGCGTTCCGTGATGAAAGATGCCGGCCCGGCCTGGATGTCCATCGGACATGGTTCCGGTTCCAATCGCGCTGTCGAAGCCGCCAAGCATGCTCTGCAGAGCCCGCTGCTGGATGTATCTATCGAGGGTTCCAAAGGAGTCATCTTCAACGTCGCCGGCGACAGTTCGCTGACACTCTATGAAGTCAACGCCGCCGCCGACATCATCCGCAAGGCAGTTGACCCGGATGCTAACGTAATTTTCGGCGTACTGCTCGACCCCAACATGGGCAACGAGGTACGTCTGACACTCATCGCCACAGGGTTCGCCACCAAAGAGGGAATGGCCGGAGCCGCCCGCGAACGAGAAATATTCCGCGCACTCAAAAATCTTAAATCGGAAGATGAACTGGAAGTACCCTCTTTCATGCGCCAGCGAGGCATGCTTGCCAGCCGGCGCCCGGCTCCCGCCGCCGATACCCCTCCCTCCTACACGAGGGTGGGAATGGGTGCGGGCATGGGACGCCGCCCGACGCGATAACACCTGCCCTGCTCTTGTGGTAGGGAGGGTAACCCCTCCCTACCACATACTCCTGTGCCAATTTATTGCGGAGGTGGTCTGATGCTTGAGGTTGAATTTAAAGAAAACAAACAGCTTGTCGAAGAGCTTTGCCGCAACCAGTACCACCGCGAGATATTGCGTTTCTTCGCCAGACATCCGTATGCGCGCTTCGATAAACAAGTGCTGCTAGGCGGGCTTGGACTGAGCGATACTCATCGTGTTGAGATGTCTCTGGAAGCTCTCTCCGGGCAGAAACTATTGGAAACGAGGGGAGGGCGCGGAACGCCGTTATACTGGCTCACCAGACGTGAACCGGTTCACGGCGCTATCAAATCCGTTCTCACCCCCGAAGTGCATCAGCCAGGAGATAATCGGGACCGTATGGCCATGATGCAGCTTATCATGCCGCTGAGCCCGTGCTCTGTGATGGTCCCCGCTTCCAAATAGAGCCAAATCCCACCTTTCGATATTAGGTAAAAAAAAGCCCCTCTCATTCCGAGAGGGGCTTTTTTTTATGCGGATGGTCGGTCTGATTCGATAGAGTTCGGCTTACTCTAAAGCCTCAGACGGCAGTTTGTATTTTCTTCCCAGGCTCTGCTGTGCCTTATCGCGCAGCTTTCCAAGGAGAGACTTGAGCTGCTGGTGCTCTTCGCTGTTCAGCACAGAGATGATGTCGTGCATCGGCTTCATCCCGATGGCCTCATGATAAAGCTTTTCGCCTTTCTCAGTCAGTCTAATGCGCACCAGGTTTTTCTTATCCAGGCTTTTTTCTTTCACCACCAGCCCCTGCGCCACCATGCGGCTCAACAGGCTGGATACGGTATGAGGTTCGCGGCCCAGCCAGCGCGATATCTCGGCGGGAGTAGCGCGTTCGC
It includes:
- the ftsZ gene encoding cell division protein FtsZ, which gives rise to MAKTIYVQSGAKIKVVGCGGAGCNAITRMVREQIRGVEFVAMNTDAQALAITEAPIRIQLGEKNTRGLGAGGDNKMGHAAAEESRDEIRQVVAGSDMVFITAGMGGGTGTGSAPVVAQMAKETGALTIAIVTKPFAFEGTHRMKVAEEGIAELMPNVDTLVLIPNDRLFDICDQKTGVDGAFKLADEVLCNGVQAIAEVITVPGLINLDFADVRSVMKDAGPAWMSIGHGSGSNRAVEAAKHALQSPLLDVSIEGSKGVIFNVAGDSSLTLYEVNAAADIIRKAVDPDANVIFGVLLDPNMGNEVRLTLIATGFATKEGMAGAAREREIFRALKNLKSEDELEVPSFMRQRGMLASRRPAPAADTPPSYTRVGMGAGMGRRPTR
- a CDS encoding MarR family transcriptional regulator, with amino-acid sequence MNRAEFLDQDFDLWILLAQTRALLFTAGEVELSKWNISLMQGWTIFTIKAIGERATPAEISRWLGREPHTVSSLLSRMVAQGLVVKEKSLDKKNLVRIRLTEKGEKLYHEAIGMKPMHDIISVLNSEEHQQLKSLLGKLRDKAQQSLGRKYKLPSEALE